From the Butyrivibrio fibrisolvens genome, one window contains:
- a CDS encoding transketolase family protein: MSEVKKIATRDSYGKELIELAKVNDKVVVLDADLAAATRTGWFKKEFPDRHIDCGIAESNMMGVAAGLATTGMIPFVSTFAMFATGRAFEQVRNSIGYPHLNVKIGGTHAGITVGEDGASHQCNEDLALMRTIPGMVVMCPADDIEARACVRAAAEHVGPVYIRFGRAACPVVNDRPDYKFELGKGTLLREGKDVSIIATGIGVGAALEAAEKLSAEGIEAEVVNICTIKPIDRELVVATAKKTGKVVTVEEHSVIGGLGSAVCDVLSEECPTVVKKIGMQDRFGESGSAAALVKKYGLDGEGVYNSVKEFLK, translated from the coding sequence ATGAGCGAAGTAAAGAAGATTGCGACTAGAGATAGTTATGGTAAGGAACTTATAGAGCTTGCTAAGGTTAATGACAAGGTAGTTGTCCTTGATGCTGACCTTGCAGCAGCAACAAGAACCGGCTGGTTCAAGAAGGAATTCCCTGATCGTCACATCGACTGCGGTATCGCAGAGAGCAACATGATGGGCGTTGCAGCAGGACTTGCAACAACAGGCATGATCCCATTCGTAAGTACATTTGCTATGTTCGCTACAGGACGTGCTTTCGAGCAGGTTCGTAACTCAATCGGTTACCCACACCTCAATGTTAAGATCGGTGGAACACATGCCGGTATCACAGTAGGTGAAGACGGCGCCAGCCATCAGTGTAACGAAGACCTTGCACTTATGCGTACAATCCCTGGTATGGTTGTTATGTGCCCTGCTGATGATATCGAGGCAAGAGCCTGCGTAAGGGCAGCAGCTGAGCATGTAGGCCCTGTATATATCAGATTCGGCCGTGCAGCTTGCCCTGTTGTTAATGACAGACCTGATTACAAGTTCGAGCTTGGTAAGGGAACACTCCTTCGTGAAGGTAAAGATGTAAGTATCATCGCTACAGGTATCGGAGTAGGCGCAGCTCTTGAAGCAGCGGAAAAGCTGTCTGCTGAAGGTATCGAAGCAGAAGTTGTTAACATCTGCACTATCAAGCCTATCGATAGAGAGCTTGTAGTTGCAACAGCCAAGAAGACAGGCAAGGTTGTAACAGTAGAAGAGCACTCAGTAATAGGCGGTCTTGGAAGCGCTGTATGTGACGTTCTCTCAGAAGAGTGTCCTACAGTTGTTAAGAAGATCGGTATGCAAGACAGATTCGGTGAATCAGGATCTGCAGCAGCTCTTGTTAAGAAGTATGGTCTTGACGGAGAAGGCGTATACAACTCTGTAAAAGAGTTCCTTAAATAA
- a CDS encoding helix-turn-helix domain-containing protein: MNNLGTKIKELRIAENLTQEKLAEELNVSFQSISRWENGISTPDISLIPVIARFFGVSTDHLFGLEDEESEITKSELEQKYLNFRKEGDLDGAYEVMLEARKMFPRDLHFCTNLAKVMDLFEGGNSKQISLYRDKNFSEQIRMLCQKVVDESKDETDRSKALALLSTYYMKSGNTNEAIKIANSMTDIMHSKEILLGEIQSGDDKKKQLQDNILNMANYISDILVKIAFQKEYGFTTSMSPEEKLEYIEAANTILMTIIPDGNYFEYSRKLGWNYRRIAELYTMMDQKDKAIEYLLKAEKMATYYDSLDKEKVYKFTSPFCDLATSDMIRNGKYFSGTETEMLSYRLDELSNYFGDDEQFNTLRNRLGEHRIDI, encoded by the coding sequence ATGAATAATTTGGGGACAAAAATAAAAGAACTAAGGATTGCAGAAAATCTGACGCAGGAAAAACTTGCAGAGGAACTCAATGTTTCATTTCAAAGTATCAGCAGATGGGAAAATGGGATATCCACACCTGATATAAGCCTTATTCCTGTTATAGCCAGATTCTTTGGGGTATCGACTGATCACTTATTCGGTCTTGAAGATGAAGAATCTGAAATTACAAAGTCAGAGCTTGAACAAAAATATCTGAATTTTAGAAAAGAAGGAGACCTTGATGGTGCATATGAAGTGATGCTTGAAGCAAGAAAGATGTTTCCTCGCGACCTGCATTTTTGCACTAATCTTGCAAAGGTCATGGATCTCTTTGAAGGTGGAAACAGTAAGCAGATATCTCTTTACCGCGATAAAAACTTCTCTGAGCAGATACGTATGCTGTGTCAGAAAGTTGTTGACGAGAGCAAAGATGAGACAGACCGTTCCAAAGCACTTGCTCTGTTATCTACCTATTACATGAAATCTGGTAATACAAATGAAGCTATTAAAATTGCCAACAGCATGACAGATATCATGCATTCAAAAGAGATTCTGCTTGGCGAAATACAGTCTGGAGATGATAAGAAGAAACAGCTTCAGGATAATATCTTAAATATGGCAAATTATATTTCTGATATACTTGTGAAAATCGCTTTTCAAAAAGAATATGGATTCACTACTTCCATGTCACCTGAAGAGAAGCTCGAATATATCGAAGCTGCAAACACTATTCTCATGACTATCATTCCAGATGGCAACTACTTTGAATACTCACGAAAGCTCGGTTGGAACTATAGGCGAATAGCTGAACTTTACACCATGATGGATCAGAAAGATAAAGCTATAGAGTATCTCCTTAAAGCAGAAAAGATGGCAACTTACTATGATTCACTTGATAAGGAGAAAGTGTACAAGTTCACATCACCATTCTGTGACCTCGCTACAAGTGACATGATAAGAAACGGAAAATACTTCTCTGGCACAGAAACAGAAATGCTTTCATATCGCCTCGATGAGCTATCAAACTATTTTGGAGACGATGAACAGTTCAATACTCTTCGAAACCGCTTAGGCGAACATCGCATTGATATATGA
- a CDS encoding PDDEXK nuclease domain-containing protein: MDQKYRDSDSEIWHSQVPNLEVFPFDDYLSIGFTHHRVILSKVKNYEERIFYISECAHSKWGTRELEKMIDEDLYHHQGTLPNNFAQTMTPGMQALKAVSTFKDEYLLDFINVEEIDVRDTADIDEKVVENSIVNNVKNFILTFGKDFAFISNQYHLDAFGEDQYIDLLFFNRELNCLVAVELKRGKFKTSYLGQLQGYLSVLDGFEKKPHENPAIGLILCKDMNKSFVDYVIQDYSKPIGVATYKTSRDMSEELRKALPDIEELKRLLDTEE, translated from the coding sequence ATGGATCAGAAATATAGAGATTCTGATTCGGAAATTTGGCACTCACAAGTGCCAAATTTGGAAGTGTTCCCCTTTGATGACTATTTGAGTATTGGGTTCACTCATCATAGGGTAATACTGAGTAAAGTCAAAAACTATGAGGAACGAATATTTTATATTTCTGAATGTGCACATAGTAAGTGGGGAACCCGTGAATTAGAGAAAATGATTGATGAAGATTTATATCATCATCAAGGTACTCTTCCTAACAACTTTGCTCAGACAATGACACCTGGCATGCAGGCCCTAAAGGCAGTTAGTACTTTTAAGGACGAATACCTTCTGGATTTCATCAATGTAGAAGAAATAGATGTTCGTGATACTGCAGATATAGATGAGAAGGTTGTTGAAAACTCTATTGTTAACAATGTAAAGAACTTCATTCTTACTTTTGGAAAGGACTTTGCATTCATTAGCAATCAGTATCACTTGGATGCATTCGGAGAAGATCAGTATATCGATTTGCTTTTCTTCAATAGAGAACTGAACTGTTTGGTTGCTGTAGAACTCAAGAGAGGAAAGTTTAAAACCTCGTATTTAGGACAGCTTCAGGGATATTTGAGTGTGCTTGATGGCTTTGAAAAGAAACCTCATGAGAATCCTGCCATTGGTCTTATCCTGTGTAAAGATATGAATAAATCATTTGTGGATTATGTTATCCAAGATTATTCAAAGCCTATAGGAGTAGCAACATATAAAACATCAAGGGATATGTCAGAAGAGCTAAGGAAGGCGCTGCCGGATATAGAAGAACTAAAGAGGCTGCTTGATACAGAAGAATAG
- a CDS encoding aminoglycoside phosphotransferase family protein: protein MNRDIFIRNLTKEKIEMSPKGRKAGELSPEEFEKCYENFFDMIFEIAATDVSAVEGYGEFDENNKAPYKTLEEFIRADMVEEPEDGYWKNWKEMFGTTFLEEDYYNEIANKALKYVPFCEGQRYLANNNTFFCNMIVDDDGKTYCADWGRAGIMDFMMDFAILDLNKPYLLVPEKLYEYAKKKNIKIDNFKERFLCMAYYKGIVTLRWHASIDDLESCESIVKSLNALEGRMAKL, encoded by the coding sequence ATGAATAGAGACATTTTTATAAGAAACCTTACTAAAGAAAAAATAGAGATGAGCCCCAAGGGCAGAAAAGCTGGTGAGCTTTCACCTGAAGAATTTGAGAAGTGCTATGAGAACTTTTTTGACATGATCTTCGAGATCGCTGCTACTGATGTATCTGCAGTGGAAGGTTACGGAGAATTTGATGAGAATAACAAGGCTCCATACAAAACACTGGAAGAGTTTATCCGTGCAGACATGGTAGAAGAACCTGAAGATGGTTATTGGAAGAACTGGAAGGAAATGTTCGGAACAACATTTCTTGAAGAAGACTACTACAACGAGATCGCAAATAAAGCTCTTAAGTATGTACCATTCTGTGAAGGCCAGAGATACCTTGCAAACAACAACACCTTCTTTTGCAATATGATCGTAGATGATGATGGAAAAACTTACTGTGCTGACTGGGGAAGAGCCGGAATCATGGATTTCATGATGGATTTTGCAATCCTTGATCTTAACAAGCCATATCTCCTGGTACCGGAAAAGCTCTATGAGTATGCTAAGAAAAAGAATATAAAGATTGATAATTTCAAAGAGCGTTTCTTATGCATGGCATATTACAAGGGAATCGTTACACTTAGATGGCACGCATCAATTGATGACCTTGAATCATGCGAGTCTATCGTTAAATCCCTTAATGCCTTAGAAGGACGCATGGCAAAACTATAA
- a CDS encoding CD3324 family protein — protein sequence MKYENAKNILPEKLLKEVQKYAEGKVIYIPKQESAKGWGEASGYRDRLDKRNAMICNRYSAGHSIMEIAEEFYLSPETIKKLVYGKKVNLPMFSPTITSAENYASQGLGEEWVRTYLSSMDEDVPDYSEYFMSELVRIPLRLISIDTDEPVDSGAEDFSDLPLIAIYKNHTFSVPYQQEYLKYLKQEKRNSHYAFVFARNEEYRFFWNNFGKNFQR from the coding sequence ATGAAATATGAAAACGCCAAGAATATACTTCCTGAAAAACTATTAAAAGAAGTTCAGAAGTATGCAGAAGGAAAAGTGATATATATCCCTAAGCAGGAATCTGCCAAGGGTTGGGGGGAAGCATCCGGCTATCGTGACAGGCTGGATAAGCGTAACGCCATGATATGCAATCGTTATTCTGCCGGTCACTCTATCATGGAAATAGCGGAAGAGTTCTACCTTTCACCGGAGACCATTAAGAAACTTGTTTATGGTAAAAAGGTGAATCTACCCATGTTTTCACCAACTATCACTTCAGCAGAGAATTATGCATCACAGGGCCTTGGAGAAGAATGGGTACGGACTTATCTGAGCTCGATGGATGAAGATGTTCCTGACTATTCAGAATACTTTATGTCAGAACTTGTCAGGATTCCACTGCGGCTCATTAGCATAGACACTGATGAGCCGGTGGATTCCGGCGCTGAGGATTTTTCGGATCTCCCACTGATAGCCATTTATAAGAATCATACATTTTCTGTACCTTATCAGCAGGAATATCTGAAATATCTAAAGCAAGAAAAAAGAAACTCCCATTACGCCTTTGTTTTTGCAAGAAATGAAGAGTACAGGTTCTTCTGGAATAATTTTGGGAAAAACTTCCAGAGATAG
- a CDS encoding GNAT family N-acetyltransferase: protein MSNILLETDRLKITEMTMDMALDVHKNSLDEDIRRFVPDEVFETLEDAQETIEFIMSQYGSTEGPLIYALITKEDDKNIGYVQLVPIGDGKWEIGYHVAKQYTKKGYATEAVSAFLPVMADKVGVSEVYGIRLLENKASGRVLEKCGFETFFTGEGPYHDGVFEISKSVWKK from the coding sequence ATGAGTAATATTTTATTAGAAACAGACAGATTAAAAATAACAGAAATGACAATGGACATGGCGCTGGATGTCCACAAGAACTCCCTGGATGAGGATATCAGAAGATTCGTTCCGGATGAAGTTTTTGAAACACTGGAAGATGCGCAGGAAACCATAGAGTTTATAATGTCTCAGTATGGCTCTACTGAAGGACCACTTATCTACGCGCTCATCACCAAAGAAGATGACAAGAACATAGGTTATGTTCAGCTTGTTCCGATTGGTGATGGAAAGTGGGAGATCGGTTACCATGTAGCAAAGCAGTATACTAAAAAAGGCTATGCTACAGAGGCAGTAAGTGCATTCCTGCCTGTTATGGCAGATAAAGTCGGCGTTTCAGAAGTTTATGGAATCCGCCTTCTTGAAAATAAAGCATCAGGCCGCGTATTGGAAAAGTGCGGATTTGAAACCTTTTTCACAGGAGAAGGTCCATATCACGATGGCGTATTTGAAATAAGTAAGAGTGTTTGGAAAAAGTGA
- a CDS encoding RNA polymerase sigma factor has protein sequence MRLPVQELMNMYKNNVYAAAFSICKNASDAEDVVQETFLKYYMTHKNFDDEQHIRAWLLRVAINKAKNIQASFWHRNGVPLEDYIETLSFETPESRDLFEEVMKLHEKYRVVVHLFYYEDYSVKEIANILKISESNIKVRLSRGRAMLKNALKEGWEDEQ, from the coding sequence ATGAGATTACCTGTACAGGAACTAATGAATATGTACAAGAATAATGTCTATGCCGCGGCATTTAGTATATGCAAGAATGCCAGTGATGCAGAAGACGTTGTTCAGGAGACATTTCTAAAGTACTACATGACACACAAAAATTTTGATGACGAGCAGCATATTCGCGCATGGCTACTCAGAGTGGCAATCAATAAAGCCAAAAATATTCAGGCATCTTTCTGGCACAGGAATGGAGTACCGTTAGAAGATTATATAGAAACTCTATCTTTTGAAACGCCGGAAAGTAGAGACCTATTCGAAGAAGTTATGAAGTTGCACGAAAAATATCGCGTTGTAGTTCACCTTTTTTACTACGAAGACTACAGCGTCAAAGAGATAGCCAATATCTTAAAGATTTCAGAAAGCAATATAAAGGTAAGATTATCGCGCGGTCGTGCAATGCTTAAAAACGCACTTAAGGAGGGATGGGAAGATGAGCAATAG
- a CDS encoding DUF4179 domain-containing protein, whose translation MSNRDNYKKAFSALQTSCDFSLEDEKMAILKRKAVIKNVVAAAAICLAVIALSGTAYAANVGGIQRIIQLWIHGDQTTATIEFDGAGNYTMEYTDEDGNIRESGGGGIAIEPDGTERPLTEEELLADLVNDVDVEYYDDGRVILYFMDQVVDITDKFEDGRCYVFLDGEDEDLYVTVRYQNGWAISPDKYPEY comes from the coding sequence ATGAGCAATAGAGATAATTATAAAAAAGCTTTCTCTGCATTACAGACCTCCTGCGACTTTTCATTGGAGGATGAAAAAATGGCTATATTAAAGAGGAAAGCAGTAATAAAGAACGTAGTGGCAGCAGCTGCAATATGTCTTGCAGTTATTGCATTATCAGGAACAGCATATGCAGCTAATGTTGGAGGTATCCAGAGAATCATCCAGCTTTGGATCCATGGTGATCAGACAACAGCTACCATAGAATTTGACGGTGCTGGTAATTACACAATGGAATATACAGATGAAGATGGTAATATAAGAGAATCCGGAGGCGGAGGAATAGCGATAGAGCCTGATGGAACAGAAAGACCTCTTACAGAGGAAGAGTTACTGGCAGACCTTGTTAATGATGTTGACGTGGAATACTATGATGACGGTAGAGTTATCCTGTATTTCATGGATCAGGTAGTGGATATCACTGACAAATTTGAAGATGGTCGCTGTTATGTTTTTCTTGATGGAGAGGATGAAGATCTGTACGTAACAGTCAGGTATCAGAACGGCTGGGCCATAAGCCCTGATAAGTATCCGGAATACTGA
- a CDS encoding methyl-accepting chemotaxis protein — MKKSKFSFIGKLCGTALLMLIAMSIIVTAVGVSMVKKAYYDSFAEELHISALQVSEMASQWSGDWSLNSDNELMKGDVAIHDIFQSQLDSLSEKTGISYTVFFQNVRKITTLTDADTGLRMEGTTASEAVTSTVISGGSEYLSTDLEIGGNSWYAYYLPIRNSDGSVVGMIFAGRSTEDVESSLSSAAMKMNAVSAVVLLISFIIGLTMLLVSKKIVKDVVSGLEKLGNGDLSASFDSKNISRKDEFGDIVRSADGLKNKLNEVISATLALSGEVTKSGDSLSTSAQTASHVSTQVAEAVGDISKGAVSQAESVETSASNTNEMGDSIDEIGVSVEDLSSATTQMLTAAKRTVEALDGLMEQNKTVMASMLDIDAQIKATNNAVKKIADASHSITEISSQTNLLSLNASIEAARAGDYGKGFGVVANEIGLLAQQSSTAATTINEIVEDLVTDSTKSMEIIEELNAAFNEQSSQLTSTKSDMDGVVTGVNSVEQNTQTISDKVNMLNSSKAQLIDLIAELSAISQQNAASTEETNASMEELNATFALISNSASDLKDLADSLNQKMNFFQLATE; from the coding sequence ATGAAGAAATCTAAATTCTCTTTTATTGGAAAATTGTGCGGTACTGCTCTTCTTATGCTTATAGCTATGTCTATTATTGTAACGGCTGTAGGCGTGTCTATGGTCAAAAAAGCCTACTACGACTCTTTTGCCGAAGAACTTCATATATCTGCACTACAAGTATCCGAGATGGCAAGTCAATGGTCAGGCGACTGGTCACTTAACAGTGATAATGAACTTATGAAGGGTGACGTAGCTATTCATGACATATTTCAGAGTCAGCTAGATTCACTTAGTGAAAAAACCGGAATATCTTATACAGTATTCTTCCAAAATGTTAGAAAGATAACAACTCTGACTGACGCAGATACCGGCCTTCGTATGGAAGGAACAACCGCCTCCGAAGCAGTTACCAGTACCGTTATCAGCGGTGGCAGTGAATACCTTTCTACAGATCTTGAGATTGGTGGCAACAGCTGGTATGCATATTATCTCCCTATCAGAAACTCTGACGGATCAGTAGTTGGAATGATTTTTGCAGGAAGATCTACAGAAGATGTGGAATCCAGTCTTTCTTCTGCTGCAATGAAAATGAATGCTGTGAGCGCAGTTGTACTATTAATAAGCTTCATCATCGGTTTAACAATGCTTCTTGTATCAAAGAAAATTGTAAAAGACGTTGTAAGTGGTCTTGAAAAGCTTGGCAATGGAGACCTTTCTGCATCATTTGATAGTAAGAATATTAGTCGTAAAGATGAGTTTGGTGACATTGTAAGAAGTGCTGACGGTCTTAAGAACAAGCTAAACGAAGTTATCTCTGCAACACTTGCACTTTCGGGTGAAGTTACAAAGTCAGGTGATAGCCTCTCTACATCAGCTCAAACAGCTTCACATGTATCAACTCAGGTTGCAGAAGCTGTAGGTGATATCAGTAAAGGTGCTGTATCTCAGGCTGAAAGCGTAGAGACATCTGCTTCTAATACTAACGAAATGGGTGATAGCATTGATGAGATCGGAGTAAGCGTAGAAGACCTTTCAAGTGCTACAACCCAGATGCTCACTGCTGCCAAGAGAACTGTCGAAGCTCTCGACGGCCTTATGGAACAGAACAAGACTGTTATGGCTTCAATGCTTGATATCGATGCTCAGATCAAAGCTACCAACAACGCTGTTAAGAAGATTGCTGATGCATCTCACTCTATCACTGAGATATCAAGCCAGACCAACCTTCTGTCACTTAACGCTTCTATCGAAGCTGCAAGAGCCGGTGACTATGGTAAGGGATTCGGCGTAGTTGCTAATGAGATAGGTCTTCTTGCACAGCAGTCAAGTACAGCTGCTACAACTATCAATGAGATAGTAGAAGATCTCGTAACAGACTCTACTAAGAGTATGGAAATAATAGAAGAACTAAATGCAGCCTTCAATGAGCAAAGCTCCCAGCTTACAAGCACAAAGTCTGATATGGACGGCGTTGTAACAGGAGTAAACAGCGTAGAGCAGAACACCCAGACAATATCTGATAAGGTTAATATGCTCAACTCTTCCAAGGCTCAGCTCATCGACCTTATTGCAGAGCTTTCTGCTATATCTCAGCAGAACGCAGCCTCTACAGAAGAGACCAATGCTTCTATGGAAGAACTCAATGCTACATTTGCACTTATCAGTAACTCAGCATCAGATCTTAAGGATCTTGCAGATTCGCTTAACCAGAAGATGAATTTCTTCCAGCTTGCGACTGAATAA
- the nspC gene encoding carboxynorspermidine decarboxylase: MEFNNVPTPSYIIDEKKLKENLEILKDVSKRAGCKILLAQKAFSAFCEYPLIGKYLAGATASGLFEAKLGQEEMGLENHVFSPAYKEDEIEEIARICDHVIFNSFAQLSKYGKIVADIHQDQNDKSGRIEGATDSKESTNETSNLGIGLRINPECSTQEDAIYDPCAPGSRLGITLSSFEKGLSDYSDVFNYVDGLHFHTLCEQNSDDLETTLKAVEEKFGKYLSLPQIKWLNMGGGHHITRADYDREKLISCIKNIKEKYNVEVYLEPGEAIALNAGYLVTQVLDIVDNDLKILVLDASAACHMPDVLEMPYRPPLRDSGEASEKKYTYRLSSCTCLAGDIIGDYSFDQEIQIGDRLVFEDMAIYSMVKNNTFNGMCLPSIYAMDETGDVRLIKKFGYEDFKMRLS; encoded by the coding sequence ATGGAATTTAATAATGTACCAACACCATCTTATATAATTGATGAGAAGAAGTTGAAAGAAAACCTTGAGATATTAAAAGATGTAAGTAAAAGAGCAGGTTGTAAGATACTTCTTGCCCAGAAAGCATTCTCTGCATTCTGCGAATATCCCCTTATTGGGAAGTATCTTGCAGGAGCAACTGCAAGTGGCCTTTTTGAGGCAAAACTTGGTCAAGAAGAAATGGGACTTGAAAATCATGTCTTCTCTCCGGCATATAAGGAAGACGAGATAGAAGAGATTGCAAGAATATGCGATCACGTGATTTTCAACTCTTTTGCCCAGCTAAGTAAATATGGAAAGATCGTAGCTGATATTCATCAAGATCAGAATGATAAATCTGGAAGAATCGAAGGAGCAACTGATAGTAAAGAAAGCACTAATGAGACTTCGAATCTAGGAATCGGCCTTCGCATAAATCCGGAGTGTTCCACGCAGGAAGATGCTATCTACGATCCCTGCGCACCCGGATCAAGACTGGGGATAACCTTATCTTCATTTGAAAAAGGCTTATCAGACTATAGTGATGTATTTAACTATGTTGACGGCCTCCACTTCCATACTCTTTGCGAACAAAATAGTGATGATCTTGAAACAACTCTGAAAGCAGTAGAAGAAAAGTTTGGTAAGTATCTATCACTCCCCCAGATCAAATGGCTCAACATGGGCGGTGGTCACCATATCACTCGTGCAGACTATGATAGAGAAAAGCTTATCAGTTGTATAAAAAATATAAAAGAAAAATACAATGTAGAAGTATATCTCGAACCTGGCGAAGCCATCGCCCTGAATGCCGGATATCTTGTAACTCAGGTTCTTGATATTGTAGACAACGATCTTAAGATACTGGTACTAGATGCATCAGCAGCATGTCATATGCCTGATGTTCTGGAGATGCCATATCGTCCTCCGCTTAGAGATTCAGGTGAGGCTTCTGAAAAGAAGTACACCTACAGGCTCTCTTCCTGCACCTGCCTTGCAGGGGATATTATAGGCGATTATTCTTTTGACCAGGAGATACAGATAGGAGACAGGCTGGTATTTGAAGATATGGCTATATACTCCATGGTCAAGAATAACACCTTCAATGGAATGTGCCTTCCATCAATATATGCCATGGATGAAACAGGTGACGTAAGACTTATTAAGAAGTTCGGCTATGAAGACTTTAAGATGAGATTGTCTTGA
- a CDS encoding DNA-3-methyladenine glycosylase family protein — MKKLELKQFDLAQIADSGQCFRWTRIMEDETGGATSDIESGKIKYRIIAFGKILNIEQDMTSGIVTMDCSDADFDNIWKDYFDLDTDYGKIIDRIPEDDSYLKRAASACDGIRIIRQDPWETLITFIISQRKNIPAIKASVEKICKAAGSVIGEADGEKLYAFPTPKQLSSLSMDDLNACSLGYRAQYIYKAARAAVDGVVDLDKWKSLGDEELFDKLCSLYGVGKKVANCTMLFGFYRLDSFPIDVWMNKIQDKYYPEGFPIEAYRPYGGVMQQYMFAYERSIDF; from the coding sequence ATGAAGAAATTAGAGCTTAAACAGTTTGATCTTGCGCAGATTGCAGACAGCGGTCAGTGCTTTAGGTGGACCAGAATTATGGAAGATGAGACAGGTGGTGCCACATCTGATATAGAATCCGGAAAGATTAAATACAGGATAATAGCATTTGGCAAGATCCTTAACATAGAGCAGGATATGACATCTGGCATTGTCACCATGGATTGCAGTGATGCAGACTTTGATAATATCTGGAAAGATTATTTTGACCTTGATACAGATTACGGCAAGATAATAGATCGTATTCCGGAGGATGACAGTTATTTAAAACGTGCTGCTAGTGCCTGCGATGGAATCCGTATTATAAGACAGGATCCTTGGGAGACCCTTATTACTTTCATCATATCTCAGAGGAAAAATATACCTGCCATAAAAGCATCTGTTGAGAAAATCTGTAAGGCAGCAGGAAGTGTAATAGGAGAAGCCGATGGAGAGAAGCTATACGCTTTCCCTACACCGAAGCAGCTTTCATCTTTATCTATGGATGACTTAAATGCCTGCAGCCTTGGCTACCGCGCCCAGTACATATATAAAGCAGCCCGCGCTGCTGTTGATGGAGTAGTTGATCTTGATAAGTGGAAGAGCCTTGGTGATGAAGAGCTTTTTGACAAACTGTGCTCATTGTACGGAGTTGGCAAGAAGGTTGCAAACTGCACTATGCTCTTTGGTTTCTACAGACTTGACTCATTCCCGATCGATGTATGGATGAACAAGATACAGGATAAATATTATCCGGAAGGCTTTCCTATAGAAGCATACCGCCCTTACGGAGGAGTCATGCAGCAGTATATGTTTGCATACGAAAGAAGCATTGATTTCTGA